In one Candidatus Eremiobacterota bacterium genomic region, the following are encoded:
- a CDS encoding alpha/beta hydrolase, which yields MSDPYDALATVPDPGFYFRRWREWSDELRATRLHARDLRYGPSDDETLDLVVPHTGAPLFVWFHGGYWRGLHKDDNTFVARGLAPHGIATAIVNYGLAPKLTLEEIVAQAQRALSWLRANAKQHGADPSRIVVGGHSAGGHLAAMCAVDAPVAGVVTVSGLHDLRTVALTYAKEWLRMDHARAAALSPTLLRPAAPTAVVARAGAREPQAFKEQGLDFAEAWRALRCATSYEDTPDDNHFTVIGRFLDPNDPLTIAAAELALANRRPRPVGV from the coding sequence ATGAGCGATCCGTACGACGCGCTCGCGACGGTCCCGGATCCCGGCTTCTACTTCCGGCGCTGGCGGGAGTGGAGCGACGAGCTGCGGGCGACGCGGCTGCACGCGCGCGACCTGCGCTACGGGCCCTCGGACGACGAGACGCTCGACCTCGTCGTGCCGCACACCGGCGCGCCGCTGTTCGTGTGGTTTCACGGCGGCTACTGGCGCGGCTTGCACAAGGACGACAACACGTTCGTCGCGCGGGGCCTCGCACCGCACGGGATCGCGACGGCGATCGTGAACTACGGCCTCGCGCCGAAGCTCACCCTCGAAGAGATCGTCGCGCAGGCCCAGCGCGCGCTGAGCTGGCTGCGCGCGAACGCGAAGCAGCACGGCGCCGATCCCTCGCGCATCGTGGTCGGCGGCCACTCCGCCGGCGGGCACCTGGCCGCGATGTGCGCGGTCGACGCGCCGGTCGCCGGGGTGGTGACCGTGAGCGGGCTGCACGACCTGCGCACCGTCGCGCTGACGTATGCGAAGGAGTGGCTGCGGATGGACCACGCGCGCGCCGCCGCGCTGAGCCCGACGCTGCTCCGGCCCGCCGCGCCGACGGCGGTCGTCGCGCGCGCCGGCGCGCGCGAGCCGCAGGCGTTCAAGGAACAGGGCCTCGACTTCGCCGAGGCGTGGCGCGCGCTGCGCTGCGCCACCTCGTACGAAGACACGCCCGACGACAACCACTTCACCGTCATCGGGCGGTTTCTCGACCCGAACGACCCCCTCACCATCGCCGCCGCCGAGCTCGCCCTGGCCAACCGCCGTCCCCGCCCCGTCGGCGTCTGA